CAGGAACCGCACCCGGGAAGCCGGCGAAATCATGATATTATTTTTACCCGTCAGCTAATTCCCCGGCATTTATTATATTCGCTTTCGTGAATGCCATGATCAACATACAACTTTCACTACTTTCGTACCTGCGCAGCACCTGCTCGCACGTGCCATGAGCCTGCGTTTACCCCGCAATCTGCATATCACCCATACTTTTTTACAAAATCCAAGCTGATGACAACACTGGAAACAGTATTGAACGGACTGATGAGCCGTTACCAGGAGCGCGTCCCGGACGTGGGCGCCATCATCAAAGCCATGATCCGCGAAGGCATCATCGCCAAAGCCGCCGACATTGAAAACGATCACATCGCTTTCCGGACCCTCGGCGTGCCCCACCTCGGTATCCAGTCGCTCGAGAAGATTTTCCTTCATTACGGCTACCGTAAAATGGATTATTACAAATTCGCGGAAAAGAAACTCGACGCTTACTGGTACGCGCCGCCATCAGACAACTTCCCGCGGATCTTCATTTCCGAGCTTCGCGTGAAGGACCTGTCCCCTGCCGCGCAACAGATTATCCATAGTTATACCGACGAGGTTACATCCGACCCGGTAGATGCCCTCAACCTCGACGATGCCGCTGCCGTAGACCATTTCCTGCACAGCGGGTTATGGCGTACGCCAACCTATGCCGATTTCCGGCAACTTGCGGCGGAAAGCGAGTATGCGGGATGGGTGATTTACAATCGATACTACCTCAATCACTTCACTGTAAGCGTACATAATTTACCCGCAGGATATAACACCGTAGCGGATTTCAATAGTTTTCTGGAGAAGGAAGGCTTCCGGCTCAACGATTCCGGTGGTAAAATAAAGACCAGTCCGGACAGTGCGTTGCTGCAAAGCAGTACTGTGGCGCGGATGATCGAAGCGGAGTTCGCGGGTGGTGAAAAACACGAGATCGCCGGGTCGTACGTGGAGTTTGCGGAAAGAAGGGTGCTGCCGCAGTTTGCGCACCTGGCTCCCGCCGATATCCGCAGGGAACACCGGTGCGAAGGTTTTGAAGCGAACAATGCGGACAAAATCTTCGAAAGCACCTACTCGACGCAAACGGGCAAACAAGGTTAGTGCGGAAGCCGGTCTTTCACCAAACCGTACACCCAGGTACCCGCGATGGCGCTGAACAAGGTGACGATCACGACGGTAAACCCACTGCCGATCTGCGCGAAAAGCGGTCCCGGACAGGCGCCGGTAATGGCCCATCCCAGCCCGAAGATCAGTCCGCCGAAGATGTTGCCGAGGTGGAAAGGCTTCTTCCGGATCACGATCTCCTCCCCGTTCATGCTGCGCCAGCCCATCTTTTTGATGAGCATTACGCCCAGCATCGCGGTAACGATGGCACTGCCGATGACGCCATACATGTGAAAGGATTCGAGCCGGAACATTTCCTGGATACGGAACCAGGAAATCACTTCCGCCTTTACGAGGATAATGCCGAAAAGCATCCCGGCGATGAGGAATTTCGCGTTTTTCATAAGAGCAGCCAGCGCATGAGAGGTGGTAAAATAAGGTTCGACATGGCGAAACCGCCCGTCATAAAGCAAAGTGTAGCCACCAGCGAAGGCCACTGCAAGGTGGCTATGCCGTAAATGGAATGGCCGGATGTGCAACCTCCCGCGTAGCGCGTTCCGAAACCCACCAGGAATCCGCCGGCTACGAAAAACAGGAGGCCCGTACCGCTGAAGGCGTTGCCCCAGTGAAAGATATCGCCAGGCAGCAGTTCGTCGAATTCCTGCACCCCGTTCTTCCGCAAGGCGGCGATGGTAGCAGGATTCAGGTCCACCGGTTCGCCGTTGTTCAAAAACAACAGCACGAGCAGCGCACCCAGGGTGATGCCACCCACGAACCAAAGATTCCAGCTTTCTTTTTTCCAGTCATACTGAAAAAACGGAATTTTGCCGGGAAGACAGGCCGCACAAATATGCCGGAGCGACGACGAGATGCCCAGCGCCTTATTGCCGATCAGCATCAGCAACGGGACAGACAAACCGATCAGTGGTCCGGCGATATACCAGGGCCAGGGAGACTTTAAAAAGTTCATGAACGAAATTTACAAAAAACACAAGCAAGATGGAGCAGATTCTGCAACAATTCGGCATTGCCGGTACTAACAGCGGCGTTTCCACCGGTAGCAACATATTGAAAGCCGGCGGGTCCGAAATCGTGTCCTTTTCGCCGGTCGACGGCCGTGAAATCGCCAAAGTGACGGCTGCTTCACGGGATAATTACGAGGAAGTGGTTAAAACGGCCCAATCTGCCTTTGAGGCCTGGCGTTTATGGCCGGCGCCCCGGCGCGGCGAGGTAGTCCGCCAGCTGGGCGAAGCCCTTCGCGCCGACAAGGAAGCCCTCGGCCGCCTTGTTTCCTATGAAATGGGCAAGAGCCTCCAGGAAGGGTACGGGGAGGTACAGGAGATGATCGATATCTGCGACTTCGCGGTTGGCCTGAGCCGCCAGTTGCACGGCCTCACCATGCATTCGGAGCGCCCCGGCCACCGGATGTACGAACAATGGCATCCCCTCGGCATCGTAGGCATTATTTCCGCTTTTAATTTCCCGGTGGCGGTTTGGAGCTGGAACTCCATGCTAGCCTGGGTTTGCGGCGACGTTTGCATCTGGAAACCATCCGAAAAAACGCCGCTGACCGCCCTGGCCTGCCAGCATATCGCCGCCAAAGTATTTGCCGCGAACGGCGTCCCCGAAGGCGTTTCCTGCCTCGTAACGGGCGACCGCGCCGTGGGTGAATGGATGTCGGCCGACGGGCGCGTGCCGCTCGTTTCCGCTACCGGTTCCACCCGCATGGGCAAGGCCGTGGGCGCTGCCGTGGGCGCCAGGCTCGGGCGGGCGTTGCTCGAACTGGGCGGCAACAACGCCATCATCATTTCTAAAGACGCAGACCTCGATATGTCGCTCATCGGCTGCGTATTCGGCGCCGTGGGCACGGCGGGCCAGCGTTGCACCTCCACGCGCAGGCTCATCATCCACGACAGCGTGTACGACGCCTTCAAAGCCAAACTCGTGAGCGCATACAAACAACTGCGTATCGGTGATCCGCTGGACGAGCAAAACCACGTGGGCCCACTGATCGATAAAGACGCCGTACAGGCTTACCTGAAAGCCATTGAGGCTTGTAAACAGGAAGGCGGCACCTTCGCCGTGGAAGGTGGGGTGCTGGAAGGCACGGGCTACGAATCGGGCTGCTACGTGAAACCCGCCATCGCGGAAGTGAAGAATGACTTCAAGATCGTACAGCACGAAACCTTCGCCCCTATCCTTTACCTGATCCGCTATTCCGATCTGGATGAAGCGATCGCGCTGCAGAACGGGGTACCTCAGGGCTTGTCGTCCGCCATCATGACGCTGAACCTCCGGGAAGCCGAGCAATTCCTTTCGCAGGCGGGTTCCGACTGCGGGATCGCCAATGTCAACATCGGTACGAGCGGCGCGGAAATCGGCGGCGCTTTCGGTGGCGAAAAAGAAACAGGCGGCGGCCGCGAAAGCGGATCCGATGCCTGGAGGGCTTATATGCGCCGGCAAACCAATACCATCAACTACAGCACCAAATTACCGTTGGCGCAGGGCATTAAATTCGACCTGTAACCAATTACGGAGAAAATATCCGATCCCTCCGGGCGCCTTTGCCCGGAGGGATTTTTTTATGGCATCAAAAAAAGCCGGATTACTCCGGCTCATTAAGGATATCGGGATGATGAACAAGCTATGTATTCCCGGCCGGGAAAGGCCCGGACTGGAAGTATGCACGGACCATCTGGGAGGGCCTTAAAAACCAAAACGGTTGGGTTTGACCTTACGCATCAGCGCTGGCATACATTGTAACAAACAGCTGCCATTGATGGAATAAAGCGGAAAAGGCAGCATCATCCCGCTGGGATATCATGAGTAGCAATTCGGGCTCGTTGTATGTACAGGAAACTGTCAACGGGCTAAAAATAGCAGAACTTCATGGCCATGCAAATACATAGCGGAAAAGTTGCAGACAGAAAAAAGGTGCGGGGAAAACACGGTTGGCAAAAGTGTGACGGGCAAGAGAGTAGCGGGGTTGGAGAACCCCGCTTTTTCGTTAAACGGAAACCATGCTTATGAGAAAGCGTGAATTGCAGGGATGCAGATTTCACACTCTCTGAGCCAAATATTACACTTTTTTTGAAAATTCATATTCAACTTTTGTGCTACCGCCTCACCTTTATATAAAACATTGACGATCAACACTTCTCCAAATAAGCCTGTATTCGGTTTCATCGATTTTTTCTTTATTCCGAGCATTCCGGCCATTTTTTCGATACTGGTACCTGGCGCGCATACCACGATGGTTTTCCCCTCGTTTTTGGCCATCATCACGCTCAGGATATGCCGCATGCCTGCCTCATCGGTGGCGCTGGCGTCGTAAAAATAGGCTACCTCCTGCCCTTTCGACCTGGCAAGCGGCTGCACCGTGGCCACCAGGCAGGAGCGGTATGGTGCGTATATCGCTTTAATGTCTTCGTTTTCCAGGAAACGTACCAGCAGGCTCGCCTGGTCGCGACCTGTGGCGGTGAGCACGCCGTTGTTTTCCTCGGCGCAGTTCACGAAAATGACCGTGGTGGTCGCCCGGGGAGTGTTGTCCACTTCGGGTGTGCCAGCTAGTAAGGCCAGCGTCATTAAAATGGTTGTCATCATGGCGGAAAATTTTGAGTGAATGGAAAAGGTTACATACGAGTTTGTGAATTAGTGAACGAAATGTTAAACCCTGCAACGATTCCGGTTAAAATGAGAATCTTTGCGGCTTTTACGTCAGATATGGTAAAATTAGACGATCCGAAGGGGTGATCAGGAGGATAAGTGACTAATGGGGCTATAAATGGGGCGAATTGGCAGAGCTGGACAAGCAGGGTACGCGAAGTTGTCTGGTGAATGGCAGACCAATGGTCCGCCTGCAAAGCCACTCACCACATCCGGGTAGCTGTTATAACGCATTTACCATATCTTTAACGAATTGCGGTATCTGAATTGCAAACCAATCTGGAAAATTTGAACAATACAATGAAAAGCATCTGCAGAGCCCTGGCCATTGGAGCAAGTGTAGCCATGTTGATTACCACCCAAGGATACGGACAAGCCAAACCCTCCGTTCCCAAAAACTGGCAGTTGCTGAGTTATGAGGCCGACAGCGTTTACGGCATCGGCGTGGAAAAAGCATACCGCGAACTGCTCAAGGGCAAAACCGGCAAAACAGTGATCGTAGCCGTTATCGATTCCGGCGTAGACACCACCCACGAAGACCTCCGCTCCATCCTCTGGCGCAACCCCAACGAAATTCCCGGTAACAACATCGACGACGACGGCAATGGTTATGTCGACGATATCTATGGCTGGAACTTCCTCGGTGCCAAGGACGGCTCTTCCGTGAAGGAAGATTCAGACGAGGCTACCCGTGAATTTTACCGCTATAAACGCCTGTACGGCGACCCGGATTCCGCGCTGCAGCCAGGCACTAAGGAATATGCTTACTGGGCGCGGCTGAAAGACCGCAGCCAGAAGCCTTCCACCCAGGCTAAAACCGACTATAAAATGATGCTCAAAGTGCAGGAAAACCTCCTGAAATGCGAGAGCGTCCTCAGCGAATATCTTAAAACAAACAATTTCACGAAAGAACAGCTCGATACCCTTCGCAACGGGGATTCCGACGTGATGTTCGCCCGCGGTTTCGCCCTGCGCCTGCTCAGCAGCACCGGTGAAGAAGGAATGACTTACCAGGCCCTTAAAAACGATCTGGGAGAATACATTAAGGAACTTAAAAAGAAAGCGGAAGTAACCGGCACCGAACCCGTTGACAAACGTACCACTATCGTTGGCGATAACATCAACGACATCAACGATCGTTATTACGGAAACAACGACGTTCAGGGACAGTTCGCTTTCCACGGTACGCACGTTTCCGGTATCATCGGCGCAGTGCGCAACAACGATGCGGGGATGGACGGTGTCGCGGATAACGTACGCATCATGACTGTGAAAGTGGTGCCCGAAGGTGACGAACGTGATAAAGATGTGGCGCTCGGTATCCGTTATGCTGTAGACAACGGCGCGCAGATCATCAACATGAGCTTCGGTAAAGGCTTCTCTCCCCAGAAACAATGGGTAGACGATGCGATCCGTTACGCGCAGGAAAAAGGTGTTCTGCTTGTACATGCAGCGGGCAATGATGGCGCCAACAACGACGAAACCGAAAACTACCCGAAAGATACTTTCGAGGATGGAAAGGAAGCCGATAACATGATCACGGTAGGCGCATCCAGCAACGGGCGCGTCGGCAGCAAGATCGCCGGCTTCAGCAACTACGGCAAAAAGGAAGTGGACGTATTCGCTCCCGGTGTGCAGATTTACTCCACCGTTCCCGGCGGCGATAAATATGGCAGCGCCAGCGGTACTTCCATGGCATCGCCTGTGGTAGCCGGCCTTGCAGCCATGATCCTCTCCTACTACCCCGATCTCAGCGCCCGCCAGCTGAAGCAGATCATCGAAAAATCCGCCACGCCCCTGCCCGATGGGCAGAAGGTGAACAAACCAGGCGCTAAAGACGAGGAGATCGATTTCTCCGAGCTTTCCAAATCCGGCGGCATGGTGAACGCATACGAAGCCCTCAAGCTCGCTGCCAAAACCAAAGGCGAAAACGTAAAAAAGAACAAGGGTAAGGTGAATCTCAAGAAAGACTAAAATTCACGGAAGCTTACGCTTCCCGCAAAATAACAAGGCACATGGCACTGAAAGCATTTTTTCAGCACCATGTGCCTTCTGTTTTTGCAGGATGTAAACCAACATTAATAGTTTTTTACCATTATTGCCCATTTCCTTTTTTAATGTCGTGATTTCTACTATTTTGTTTTAGTTGTTAGATCATTACACGTAATCCCGTTTACGTAATTGTTTGGAGCGTTAGATATCCTATTGTTATTCACGTTATTTGTAAAACCAGAAAAAACCAAGTTACCGTCAGATTTCTTTACCAGGCACTGTAGCAGTGAATTGCATTAGCAGCGATATGGCAATGCCGTGCCCGCATTCGACCTGAATTTTACTTCATTCCACAACCCTTCCCGGCGAGGGAAAAATTCGGTGCCCCGCACACGGAAAGGGAGACTATTTGCCTGAATCATCTTGTCAATAATCATCCAATTCAACCAAATCAACATTAACAGTCGTATTAAACCAATT
Above is a genomic segment from Chitinophaga pollutisoli containing:
- a CDS encoding DUF1338 domain-containing protein — encoded protein: MTTLETVLNGLMSRYQERVPDVGAIIKAMIREGIIAKAADIENDHIAFRTLGVPHLGIQSLEKIFLHYGYRKMDYYKFAEKKLDAYWYAPPSDNFPRIFISELRVKDLSPAAQQIIHSYTDEVTSDPVDALNLDDAAAVDHFLHSGLWRTPTYADFRQLAAESEYAGWVIYNRYYLNHFTVSVHNLPAGYNTVADFNSFLEKEGFRLNDSGGKIKTSPDSALLQSSTVARMIEAEFAGGEKHEIAGSYVEFAERRVLPQFAHLAPADIRREHRCEGFEANNADKIFESTYSTQTGKQG
- a CDS encoding DUF6691 family protein, which codes for MKNAKFLIAGMLFGIILVKAEVISWFRIQEMFRLESFHMYGVIGSAIVTAMLGVMLIKKMGWRSMNGEEIVIRKKPFHLGNIFGGLIFGLGWAITGACPGPLFAQIGSGFTVVIVTLFSAIAGTWVYGLVKDRLPH
- a CDS encoding YeeE/YedE thiosulfate transporter family protein, whose product is MNFLKSPWPWYIAGPLIGLSVPLLMLIGNKALGISSSLRHICAACLPGKIPFFQYDWKKESWNLWFVGGITLGALLVLLFLNNGEPVDLNPATIAALRKNGVQEFDELLPGDIFHWGNAFSGTGLLFFVAGGFLVGFGTRYAGGCTSGHSIYGIATLQWPSLVATLCFMTGGFAMSNLILPPLMRWLLL
- a CDS encoding aldehyde dehydrogenase family protein, which produces MEQILQQFGIAGTNSGVSTGSNILKAGGSEIVSFSPVDGREIAKVTAASRDNYEEVVKTAQSAFEAWRLWPAPRRGEVVRQLGEALRADKEALGRLVSYEMGKSLQEGYGEVQEMIDICDFAVGLSRQLHGLTMHSERPGHRMYEQWHPLGIVGIISAFNFPVAVWSWNSMLAWVCGDVCIWKPSEKTPLTALACQHIAAKVFAANGVPEGVSCLVTGDRAVGEWMSADGRVPLVSATGSTRMGKAVGAAVGARLGRALLELGGNNAIIISKDADLDMSLIGCVFGAVGTAGQRCTSTRRLIIHDSVYDAFKAKLVSAYKQLRIGDPLDEQNHVGPLIDKDAVQAYLKAIEACKQEGGTFAVEGGVLEGTGYESGCYVKPAIAEVKNDFKIVQHETFAPILYLIRYSDLDEAIALQNGVPQGLSSAIMTLNLREAEQFLSQAGSDCGIANVNIGTSGAEIGGAFGGEKETGGGRESGSDAWRAYMRRQTNTINYSTKLPLAQGIKFDL
- a CDS encoding S8 family peptidase codes for the protein MKSICRALAIGASVAMLITTQGYGQAKPSVPKNWQLLSYEADSVYGIGVEKAYRELLKGKTGKTVIVAVIDSGVDTTHEDLRSILWRNPNEIPGNNIDDDGNGYVDDIYGWNFLGAKDGSSVKEDSDEATREFYRYKRLYGDPDSALQPGTKEYAYWARLKDRSQKPSTQAKTDYKMMLKVQENLLKCESVLSEYLKTNNFTKEQLDTLRNGDSDVMFARGFALRLLSSTGEEGMTYQALKNDLGEYIKELKKKAEVTGTEPVDKRTTIVGDNINDINDRYYGNNDVQGQFAFHGTHVSGIIGAVRNNDAGMDGVADNVRIMTVKVVPEGDERDKDVALGIRYAVDNGAQIINMSFGKGFSPQKQWVDDAIRYAQEKGVLLVHAAGNDGANNDETENYPKDTFEDGKEADNMITVGASSNGRVGSKIAGFSNYGKKEVDVFAPGVQIYSTVPGGDKYGSASGTSMASPVVAGLAAMILSYYPDLSARQLKQIIEKSATPLPDGQKVNKPGAKDEEIDFSELSKSGGMVNAYEALKLAAKTKGENVKKNKGKVNLKKD